The genomic interval TGGTCACCACCGCCTGGGTGCTGTCCCTGGATGCTGACTATTGCCTCAGCGACGACCTTGTCGCGGAACTGGCCACCCTCGATCCCCTGGGGGCGGTAGACTGCTACAGCATTCCGTTTCAGTACTGTGTGTTTGGCAAACCCCTGCGGGGCAGCATTTTGCCCCCCCGCGCCGCCCTGTTTCGCCGGGCTCAGGCCACCTACGTTGACGACGGCCACACACAGTTGCTGCAGTGCTGGGGCACCGTGGCCACCCTCAAGCATCCAATCCACCACGACGATCGCAAGTCCCTGAACCGCTGGCTCTGGGCTCAAGATCGCTATGCCCTGCTGGAAGTGCAGAAGCAGCTGGAGAAAGGCCCGACGGATTTGGGCTGGAGCGATCGCATCCGTCGCGTCCCCGGACTTTCCGCCCCGATCATTCTGGTCTACTGCCTGATTCTTAAAGGCGGCATTTTAGACGGTTGGGCCGGTTGCTACTACGCCTTTCAGCGGATTGTAGCAGAGCTAATTCTGTCGATTCGGCTGATCGAGGCCAGATCGCACCAGTGATCCCAACGGCGAGGGGTGTAGCGCAGAGGTTTCCCTGGCGCTACACCCCTTGCCATCGGTACCCGGTGGCCGTCAACAGGGTTGACAATCCCGCAGCGTTGCCTCTAACTGGGCAATGGTAGAGTGCGCCTGGAGCAGTTCCTGGCTGAGCAGATGGGTCTGCAGAATGCGCTGCACCCGCTGGCGCAGCACGGCCCAGTGGATGGGTTTGGTCACATAGTCCACTGCGCCGACGGCAAAGGCCCGCTCCACAGAGGGGGTATCGGCCAGGGCGGTGATCATCAGAATAGGCGGACAGCGATCGCCGAAGGTAGCCCCCAGGGTGGTGCAGCAGGTAAAGCCGTCCATTTCCGGCATCATGGCATCCATCAAAATCAGATCGGGCAGATGCTGCTGGCAAAACCCCAGGCAGGCTTCGCCGTTGCTGGCGGTTTCAACCCGGTAGCCTTCGGTCGTCATGGCGTGGGTGAGCAGACGCCGCAGGTTGCGTTCGTCATCGACGATCAAAATCGAGGGTGGGACATAGCTGGGGTCAGACATGGGAATGGGTCGTAGTAGCAGACTGTAGCGCGGCCATCACTTCGGCAAAGGTGTGCTCGATGGTGACTAGTAGGGCCTGCTGGTCCGCCAATGACATCTGGTGATGGTAGGATTCCAGGTCTTGGCAGAGGGTGCTCAGCCGCAGGGCACCCAGATTCAAGCTCATCGATCGCAGCGCGTGGGCCTGGTGGCGAATTTGTTCAGAGGTTTGCTCAGCAATGGCCTGGTGTAGCTGTTGCAGACAGTGGGTGGCATCTTCCTGGTAATTTTGGACCAGCTCGGCCAGCAGGAGATCGGCTTCGGCCCCGGCCATATCATAAATGCTGGTGAGCATCGAGGGGTCGAGGAGGGGCTGGGCCGGGGGGGCCGCCTTCCCGGCGGAGTCATGGACCGCTGGCAGTAGGCCGGGGCCCAGGCGCTCGGAGTGGTAATTGCGCCCGTAGCGGATCAGGCAATCGCTCAGGGAGGACAGCACCACCGGCTTACTGAGAAAGTCGTTCATGCCAATCTGCAGCGATCGCTGATGATTCTCCTGGTTAGAGTGGGCGGTCATGGCCACAATCCAGGGCTGCTCGGGGGTGACCGAGGGCAGTTTGCGAATCAGTTCGGTCGTTTCGTACCCGTCCAGCCCCGGCATTTGCACATCCATGAACACCAGGTCGTAGGAGGTTTGCTGCACCATGTCAATGGCAGCTATGCCGTTGGCGGCGCAGTCAGGGGTGTACCCCAGCCGCTCCAGCATTTTGCTGGCCACTTTTTGATTCACCGTCAGGTCGTCCACGACCAAAATTTTGAGCGGCAGTTGGGCCGCCAGGGCCAACGGGGAAACGCCAGGCTGCGGGGGAGGGCTGCCGTCGGAGGGGTGGGCCGAGGCCGGCAGCAGGGGGGACGGAAGGGTGAACGAGAAGGTGGTGCCTACCCCCGGCTGGGTGGTAAAGCCGATTCTGCCTCCCATCGCCTCCACCAGCTTTTTGCAGATCGCCAGCCCCAGGCCCGTCCCGCCATAGCGCCTGGCCACCGACGCGTCGAGTTGGCTGAAGGCATCGAACAGGTCGCCGCAGTTTTCCTCCGGAATGCCAATGCCTGTGTCTGTGACGGAGAAATGCAGCTGGATGGTGTTGTCCAGGGGAATGGCGGAGGGTTGCCCATGCACCTCTACGGTGACCTGGCCCCGATGGGTAAATTTAACGCCGTTGCTGACCAAATTTAGAAGCACCTGCCGCAGCCGGGTGACGTCGCCCACCATCTGTTGAGGAACGTCGGGGTGAATGTGCGATCGCACGGTCAGTCCCTTCTCCTCGGCCAGGGGCTTCATCAGACTGGTGACCTCCTGCACGCAGCGGTGCAGATCAAAAACCCGCCGCTCTAGCTCCAGTTTGTTGGCCTCAATTTTTGAAAAGTCAAGAATGTCGTTGATTAGCGACAGCAGCATAGCGCCACTGTTGTGAATCGTATCGACAAAGTCCTGCTGCTCATCGTCCAGGTCGGTGAGCAGCAGCAGATCGGTCAGGCCAATAATGGCGTTGAGCGGGGTGCGAATTTCGTGGCTCATGGTGGCCAAAAATCTGGACTTGGCCCGGTTCGCCGCCTCAGCGGTCTGACTGGCCGCCTCAAGCTGCTGCTGGATTTGCTTGCGCTGGGTAATGTCGCGGTACTGCCACAGGTGCCCCTGGTAGTCGCCATCGATAAAAATAGGAATGTAGTCCCGCTCCAGCACGCGCCCATCCACCAGGTCGATCTCCTGCCCAATGCGCGGCTGTTGCCGCTGTAGCGTCACCTCAATATCGGCAACGACGGCCACGGGGTCGCAGAACAGCGAGGCCGCCTGCCGGAGCAGGGCGTCGCAGTCTGGCCCCTTCAGCAGGTCGGCGGCCATCGGCAGCTGAAAAATCTGGCAAAAGGTCTGATTGGCCAGCAACACGCGGCGATTTTCGTCCTCGACCAAAACGCCCGCCTCCAGGTTTTGAATCAGGGTTGTCAGGCGCGTGGTCACGGTGCGAAGCTGAAATTCGGCCCGCTTTTGCTCGGTGATATCGCGCACCAGCCCCAGACACCCCCTCACCGCTCCCGAGGGGTCAGTGAGGGGGCTGTAGCGAGCTTCAAAATACCCCTTCTGCCCGGTTCCTGGCACCGTAAAGGCTCGATTTTGAGCCACGACGGACTGGCCGGCCATGGCCAAAGACATCAGTTTGTCTTCTCCGGTGTCTTTGAGAAAGGGAAAGACTTCCCAGGCCACCCGCCCAATCACCTCTTTTTTGGACAGCCCGGAAATCTTTTCCATCGGTCCATTCCAGACCTGGTAGCGGTAGTTGGTGTCTAGAACAATGATGCCGTCCCCAGCGCTTTCGACCAGCCGGTCTGAAAATTGACGCAGCTGCATCTGGTGAATGGAGTGGAACAGATGCTGGGAAAGCTGTCGCAAAAAGGCCACCTCCAGCGGATTCCAGCGGCGCGGCCGACTCTGCTGAGCCATCAAAAGCCCCCACACCTGCAGGTCTTGGGGCTGGCTGGGCCAGGGGGAACCCTGCTGCCAATCCAGGCGTTGGTAAATGGGGACCAAAAGGCTGGCCTCAATACCCATAGATCCCAGGATTCGGCGCTCACAGGTCGAGAGGTTGGCCGTGGCAACCTTGTGGATCACCCGTGGCTGCAGGGAAGCCGCCTCCCCCAGCCATTGGTGCAAACAGGGGGACAGGTCGATGGATTGGTCCGGGAGAGATGGTAGGAGCGTATTTTCGGCGATCGCGATCGCCTGGGCCTCCTGCCTGGAGTTGAGCCGATAGATCACCACCCGATCGATGTCCAGCAGCCGCTGCACATCCGCAACTGTGTTTTGCAAAATGTCCTCCAGGTTGTCGGCCTGGTACAACCGCAGGGCTGTGATAGAGACCAAATCCAGGAAGTTGGATGTTCCCGACAGACTAGGCAAGCTCATACTGCACCTCTTCCCCAAACAGACATTGCTCAAAGGTCGCCACCGTGGCGGCGGCGAAGGTGCGGTTGTGGCGCAGACAGTCGACCAGCAGCCGCTGCATCCGGTAGTAGACGGCCAGCGATGGGGCGGAGGCTGTATCCAGTCCATTGACATCCCACTGGCGATCGGCGGCAATGGCATGCTGAAGCGCCGTGAACCAGGCCGCCCCGGCCTGAGCACACCAGGCGGCCAACTCGGCCTCGTCCCCCAGCGCATCGAGTAGTTGGGCCTGCAGTTGCTCCAGGGTGGTGGTCAGGCGATCTGCCAGGGCAAAGCGCGGCTTGAGGTCCAGGCCAAAAGCCAGATCAAAGCCGGTTTGCAGGGAGGGGTTGCGCAGCCACTGCTGACTCCGCTGTAGCAGATGAATCAGAGCCTGATCCAGGGCCAGACAGGGGGGGAGGTCAACCGCTAAACGGCTATCGAGGGCGGTCGCCAGGTCTAGCCCCTGGTCCAGCCGCAGCCCCAGGTAAAATCCCCTCAGGGCTACCGGGCTATAGGCCGCCGTTGACTGGTCAGCCTGGCGTTGGGCCCAGCGCAGCAGAGGCTGCAACTCGGGGTGATGGATCACGTAGCGCTGGCTGGCCTGCCACAGGGCCTGCCAGAGAGTCTCGGCCTGGGGCACCATCTCTACCGTCAGGCCAATCACTTCGTGCCAGCGGGCATCGGGCAGGTGGTCGGCCAGATCAGCCCAATCCTCGGGGCGGCGGATGGCCAGCGCGGCTAGGGCCCAGTGGCGGGCGGTGAGGTATTCCTGAAAACTGAGGTGGGCAAAGGCGTAGCTGCCCATTTCTCGTTCGCTGAGGATGCCGTAGTGCTCTATTAAAACCTGTACCAGGGTCTGGCTGTCGGCCCAGAGCTGCTCCGGGCTGTCGGACTGGTAGCCCCGGCGCACCAGGCTTTTGGCAATCAGGCCCAGTAGCTCGGCGGCCTCTAGTACCACCCGTCCCTGGGCAAAGCTACAGGCGGCGATTTCGCCCAGCAGGGCGCTGAGGTCGACACTGGAAACCTGGCGCAGGGGCTGGTGACGGTAAATACCGCGCTGCTGATCCCACTGGCCGAGCAACAGGTCGAGCGCCCGCTGGTACAGCTTGCTGCGCTGGCTGGGGAAGCCGCCGGAACTGTGAAAAACCAGGCAAATCAGATGCAGCAGGATGGGGGTCAACGCCATTTCCCGCAGGCGATCGTTTTCTGGATGGTTGAGGGCCTGCAAACAGTTCTGGGCCTGGGTTTCCCCCTGCTCCAGGCCGTTGGCGGTAAACCATTTGTGCACAAATGTGTTAATTTGCTGCGCTCCAAACTCCGCCAGTTCCAGGGTGACCAGTCCGTTGAGCTGGGGCATGGGGCCACCGCTACGACCTGAAATCAGCACTCGCAGCCCGGGGTAGGTGTCGAGCAGGGTCTGGACCTGCTGGGTGACAATGCGATGCTGCTCGGTGGGGAGTTCATCCCAGCCGTCCAGCAGCAGCCAGAGGTGCCCCTGCGGCCAAAGCTGGTCAATCTGGGGTTGGCTCAGCCCGGCCGCCAGCCAGCGCTGGCTGAGGTATGCCTGGAGATTAAGCTCGGCCGGAGGGACCAGGGCCAGTTGCCGCAGGCGCAGAAAGACCGGCAGGCAGGTCTGCCCGTTGCCCTGCAGACGGTTGGCCCCAATCTCCAGGGCCAGGTGCTGGAGTAGCGTGGTTTTTCCTGCCCCCGGTCGGCCCAAAACCAGCAGCCGCGAGTGGGGCTGTACGGCCGCGGTGGCCGGAGCTTTAGCCGCAGGTTGCGGGTGGCCCAGCCGCTGGTAAGGGCGCAGGTAGGCGTCGGTGTAGAGCTGGGCCAGGGTGATCGGCTGGTGCAGGTCGAGGGGCAGCTCTAGCAGCTGACACTGGGCCTGGGTCAGGGTCAGCAGGTGCGATCGCGCCGCCGAGAGGTCCTGTCCACTCTCCTGACCAGCCACGGGGGCATCGCCGTCGGGGGCCGCAGCCGTGGCGGTCGGGACCGTCGCCACCGGTTCGGATTCATTGGGCTCAAATGCCGCGCGATCGACAATGGTTTCCCAATCCAGGTCGAGGGTGAAACAGATATCGATAAAGATGTGGCGTTCCACCGGACGCCCTGAAAAAAACTTCCAGATGGACTGGCGGGTTTGCAATCCCACCTCAGCCGCCAGGTATTCCTGAGTCCATCCCCGGCGGTCGAAGGCTCGCTTAGCTTGGATGATGCCGGATTGGGAAGCTTGAAGCGATCGTTTTGCCATAACTCTATCCAGATCTTTTCAGCTCTCTAGGGCTGTTTTCTAGCTAAAACAATCTTCTAGTCGCAACGGTTCAAACCGGAAAGAAAGCTGGGGGAGAAGAAAGTTACGTGATTCCACCAGCCTGGAAACAAAATCAATTTTTTGAAGAAAATTCTGGCCCTTAATACCTAGGTGGAATCACGGAAAAACTAACCCCAAACGCCTGGAATTGTTGACTTATGTTGCGCTACCAGGGCCTTGATTTCTGCCGTCAAATCTGATTTTTTGATTCTTTCAACAGGTACATCCATTTATCAAAGTCGGGCGATCAAAATCGGGGCGAATCGTCTCAGTTTTGAAGCAGAATGGGAACTATTTAATTCTCTAGACTAGGTTCAGAATGGCAACCCCTCCGCCTCTACAATTGGCAAGATGTCTTGCCAACCAGGGCTCGAAACGGGAGTATGCCCGTGAAGTACGCCTGCCCACAACGGTAGCCAACCGGCCAGCGGTGGTGACACCGGCCGCTAAGGGGGTGGCGTCTATTGACCTACTGCAACTCAACAGCCCATGGGCCGATCGCCGCCGCCCTCCAGCGGAGGCATCGGCGGTCAACAGCAGTTGTCGTTCGACTTGGGCCGCCTAGGAGCTAAGGGTTAAGCTAAAGATTTAGACTGAATGGTGCTGAGGGCCTGAGCGTGGATAAATAAAATAGGCTGGGTCCCAGCTAGACGGGGGCCCATTAGTGCAGAGCGGTAACGTCAGATCGTTGATCCAGGTATGGCCAATCTAGCCCCATGCCTCAAAGTTTCAATCTATGGTGTCGTTGCTCTGCAGGTTAGTCAAAGGTAAAGGGGATGGCCGCGATCAGCAATAGCATCTGCACGCTAGGGAGTTGGGGCATGGCGCTGGCCCTGGCGTTGACCAATGGAGCCTGGCTAATCCAATCGATCCTGCGGGCTCGTCGCCGCTCGGCCACCTCGATGCCGGCCGACCCCGCGGTCACCGAACGCGCCCTGCAGGTCAGCGAGGCGCGCTACCGGGCGATCGTAGAAGACCAGACAGAGCTGATTTTCCGCTCTGCGGTCGATACCACCCTGCTGTTTGTGAATGGGGCCTTTTGCCGCTACTTCGGCCTCGATCGCGACGAGATTTTGGGCCAGAGCTACAACCCGGTGATCTACGAGCCCGATCGCGCCTGGGTAGCCCAGCGGCTCAGGCTGCTGGGCCCAGACAATCCCACCGTTACGGTGGAGAACCGAGTGGTGGTCAGGGGCGAGATTCGCTGGACCCAGTGGGTCAGCCGACTGCTGCTCGACAAGCAGGGCCACTGGAGCGAGGTGCAGTCGGTGGGGCGTGACATCACCGATTTGAAGCGGGCCGAGGAGGCGCTGAGGCAGAGCGAGAAGCGTTTGCTCGATGCCCAGCGCATTGCCCGCGTGGGGAGCTGGGCTTTTGAGATCGCCACTCAGGAGCTGTCCTGGTCGGAGGCGCTATTTCACATTTTTGGGCTCGACCCGACCCAGCCGCCGCCGACCTTCAGTGCCTACCTGCGGCTGATTCACCCGGACGATCGCAGGCGCCTGCAGCGGACGGCCCAGAGAGCGATCAGCACCGGCAACGCCTGCGAAATTGAGCATCGGATAGTTCAGCCGGGGGGGGCGGTACGCCACGTGCTGGGGCGGGCAGAAGTCCAGCGCGATGAGCGGGGTCGGGTGGTGCGGCTGATGGGTACCGCCCTCGACATCACCGATCGCAAGCGCATGGAAGCGGCGCTCCAGGAGAGTGAAGCCCGCTTTCACACCCTGATGGCCAACCTGCCGGGAATGATCTACCGCTACTGCCCCGGCAATCCGGAGACGGCGGGGCAGTTTACCTACGCCAGTGCCGGAGCCTATGACCTGCTGGAACTGACCCCAGCCCAGGTGCAGGCCGACGCCAGTGCCCTCTGGCGGCTGATCCACCCCGACGATCTGGTCGACCTGCAGGCGTCGGTGGGGAGCGCTGTTGAGGCCGGCACCGACTGGCACTGGGAAGGGCGGTTGACCACCCCCTCCGGCACGCTCAAGTGGATTCAGGGCCACTCGCGCCCTCAGCAGACCGACAGCGGCACGGTGTGGGACGGCCTGCTGATCGACATTAGCGATCGCAAGTTTGCAGAGCTAACCCTGCGTCAGTCGGAAGCCCGCTACCTGTCTATTCTGGAAGACCAGACCGAACTGATCACCCGCTTCCAGCCCGACGGCACCCTGGTCTTTGTCAACGATGCCTTCTGCCGCTACTACGATCTGCCCCGGGAGCAGCTGCTGGGGCAGAGCTACAAACCCCGCATCTACCCCGACGATCAGCCCCTGATCGATCGCTGCCTCGCCGCCCTGACCCCCGAAAACCCGATTGGGCAGGTGGAGCACCGCGTCTTTGCCAAGGGGATGGTGCGGTGGACCCAGTGGACCAATCAAATTATCTACAACGCCCAGGGCGAGTTTGTGGAGCTGCAGTCGGTGGGCCGAGACATCCACGACCGCAAACAGGCCGAGCTGGCCCTGCAGCAGAGCGAGCGGCGCTACGCCACCCTCACCAACGGTTCCCCGGTCGGCATTTTTCGCTTCAATCCGGCGGGGGAGTGCCTGTACGTCAATCCGCGCTGGTGCGAGATGACCGGCTACAGGGCGGCGGAGGGGTTTGGCCTGGGGTGGATGCGGACGATCCACCCCGACGATCGCGATCGCCTGTGGGCGGACTGGCAGGCCGTCCTCAACCAAAAGGCCAGTTTTCGGGGGGAAGGTCGCCATCTCACTCGCGCCGGGGAGGTGCGGTGGTTTGACTGCCAGGTGGTGCCCGAACTGGATGAGGGCGGCGACCTGCTCGGCTACATCGGCACAGTGTCGGACATTACCGATCGCAAACGGGCTGAGCTGGCTCTGCAACAGAGCGAAACCCGGTTTCAAAAACTAGCGTCCGCCTCCCCAGCGGTTATTTACACCGTGGTAGAAGGACCTAGGGGCGTTGTGCACTTTGACTACCTGAGCCCAGCCGCCGAGCAAATTCATGAAATTCCCCTGGACACCCTGCTCCAGCAGGGGCATCTCGTGTCGGATCAAATCCACCCCGATGACCGAGAGCCCTATGCCCAGACCTACCAGGCCTGCAGGCAGGCTATGGTTCCGTTCAGGTTCGAGTGGCGCATCGTCACCCCCTCGGGTCAGATCAAGTGGCTGAGGGCCAGCTCAGGGCCAGAAGCGCGGGCCGATGGCACGGTGGCCTGGCATGGCATTGTCCTGGATATCAGCGATCGCAAGCAGGCCGAAGCCCAGCTTCAGCAGGTGCAGGCGGCCCTGCTGGAGGCCCAGCGGATTGCCCACATCAGCAACTGGTCCTTCGATCTGGAGAGTCAGACTATCAGCTGGTCTCCCGAACTCTTTCGCATGTTTGGGCTGAAGCCCGACCAGGGAGAACCGAGCTACGGTGACTACCTGACCATGGTTCACCCCGACGATCGGGTCGTTTTGCAGCAGTCGATCGCCCGGGCGATTGAGGCCGGAACCCCCTACACCATCGACTATCGGGCGCTGCTGCCCGATGGCTCAATGCGATACCACGAGGGCCGGGGCGAAGTGGCCCGCAACGCCGAGGGAAAGGTGACGGGGCTGTTTGGCACCGCCCTGGATATTACCGAGCGCAAGCAGATTGAGCTGGCCCTGCAGGCCAGCGAGACCCGATTTCGCGCCATCTTTGAACAGGCGGCGGTGGGCATCAACCAGGCTGATGGTTCGGGCCGCTATGTGGAGGTCAACCAGTACTTCTGTGACCTGCTGGGCTACACCAAGGATGAACTGCTTGGCCTAAACTATGCTGACCTCTCCCATCCAGACGAGTTAGCCGAGCAGCAGCCTCTGTTTCGCAACCTGTTTCACCAAGACTCAGCAATCTTAGAACTAGAGAAGCGCTATCGCCACAAGCATGGTGAGTGGATCTGGACCAGCGTCACCCTCTCTGTGATCAGAGATGCCGACGGGCAGCCGATCGCAGACCTGGCGATTGTGATCGATATCCGCGATCGCAAGCGGGCTGAACAGGCCCTGGTACAGGCCAATCAGCGCATGGAAGCCATCCTGGCCGCCTTCCCAGACCTGATCTTTTACATCACGGCCGATGGCCGAGTTTACGACTTTCAGGTCAGAGACAACCGGGACCTCTACAGCGCCCCGGAGACCTTTCTCAACCAGACTATTCAGAGCATTCTGCCCCCGGATACTGGGGAGCGGCTCTACCAGGCGGTGCAAAAAACCCTGGCCGAACGCACCCTGGTCGCCATTGAATACGGTTTACCCCTACCCACTGGAGAAGCCTTCTTTGACGCCCGCATTATGCCCCTGGACGAAACCAGCGTGATTGCCGTCGTGCGCAACATCAGCGATCGCAAACAGGCCGAATTTGAGCTGCAGCGGCTGAACGAAGACCTGGAGCGGCGAGTTGAGCGGCGCACCCAGCAGCTGAGCCAGAGCGAGGAACGCCTGCGCCTGGCGCTGGCGGCCTCCCAGCAGGGCCTCTACGATCTCAACATCCAAACCGGAGAGGCGATCACCAGCCCCGAATATGCGCTCATGCTTGGGTACGACCCCGCCACCTTCAGCGAAACGCTTCAGCAGTGGCTGGAGCGGCTGCACCCCGACGACCAGGCCACGGTTGCCGCCACCTATGGGGCCTACATCGCCGGAGACATAAGCGAATACCAGGTGGAGTTTCGCCAGCGCACCCGCAGCGGCGACTGGAAATGGATTCTCTCCACGGGCAAAATTGTCGCCTGGGATGAAGCCGGGCAGCCGCTCCGCATGCTGGGCATTCACACCGATCTGACCAACCTCAAACAGGCCGAAACCGCGCTGCATCAGCTCAACGCCGAACTGGAGCAGCGCATCGAGGCGCGCACCTACGACCTCCAGCAGGCGGTAGAGGCTGCCGATGCGGCAAACCAGGCCAAGAGCCTGTTTTTGGCCAACATGAGCCACGAGCTGCGCACCCCGCTCAATGTCATTCTGGGCTTTACCCAGCTGATGCGCCACAACCGCGACCTCGACCCAGAGCAGCAGGACTACATCCGCATTATTCACCGCAGCGGCGATCACCTGCTGCACCTGATCAACGACATTCTGGACCTGTCCAAGATCGAGGCCAACCGAATTAGCCTGGAGGTAGACAGCATCGACCTGCTGGAACTGCTGGAAGACTTGTGCAGCATGTTTCAGGAGCGAGCCGACGAAAAAGCTCTGGCCTTCAGGCTCAAGCTTGCCCCTGACCTGCCTCAGCACATTCTCATCGACCCCAGCAAGCTGCGCCAGGTGTTGATCAACCTGCTCAGCAACGCCATCAAGTTCACCCAATCTGGCGAAGTGATCCTGGAGGCCACCCTAGTACACCAGGACTTAGCGCTGGAGCCAACCCTCGCCTTTGCGGTCCAAGATACGGGCATGGGCATCGCCCCCGACGAGCAGGCCAGTATTTTTGACGCCTTTACCCAGGCCAAGGCCGGGCGCATGTCCCTGGAGGGAACGGGGCTGGGCCTGGCCATCAGCCACAAAATTGTCAGCCTGATGGGCGGGCACCTCACCGTCTGCAGCAGGCTGGGCCAGGGCAGTCGCTTTCAGTTTGCTATTCCGCTGCGCCTGGCCCAGGTTAGCGATGTCCTGCCCAGTGCCAACTCCGGTGTGGTGATCGGGCTGGCGCCGGGGCAGCCCACCTACCGCATTCTGGTGGTAGACGACCAGCCCGACAACCGCCAACTGCTGGTTAAGCTGCTCTCTCAGATTGGGTTGTCGGTGCAGGCGGTTGGTAGCGGGGCGGAGGCGATCGCCCGCTGGCAGCGCTGGCAGCCCCACCTGATCTGGATGGACATGCGGATGCCCGGTATGGACGGCTATGAGACCACCCGGCGGATTCGGGCGGCGGTAGCCCAGCAGCCGGACCTGGGTACCGCCGCCCCCATTATCCTTGCCTTCACGGCCCAAGCCGCTAGCGACGCCCAGCGCCGGGCCCTGGAGGCCGGCTGCGACGATTTCCTCAGCAAGCCAATTCAGCTCGACTTGGTGTTGACGAAAATGGCCCAATACCTGGATCTTCGCTACCGCTACGATGTCCCTCCCCCCGTGGCAGCGGCCAGTCCAGCAGCCAGCCTGAACAGCCAGACGCTTCAGGTCATGCCCCCCGATTGGATCGCGGAGCTTCACCGGGCGGCCATTTACTGCGATAGTACCGATGTCGCCCGGCTGATTGAGCAAATTCCCGCCGATTTCTCTCCCCTGATCGATGGGCTCAACCGGCTTTTGCACGACTACAGGTTTGAGGTGATCATGGACCTGACCCAGCCCCAAACGTCCCCTGACTAACTCCTTTTGGCAGAACAGATGAGAATTTTACTGGTCGACGACGATGAACTGCTGGCCCAAACCCTGGCGGATTTTTTGATCTCGCAGCACTACGCTGTCGATTGGGTCACCGATGGCGAAATGGGCTGGGACTATGCTCAGGCGGCCACCTACGACCTGATCGTACTCGATGTCAATTTGCCTCAGGTTGACGGCGTGCGCCTTTGCCAGCAGCTGCGCCAGAGCCAGTACGGCGGCCCTATTTTGCTGCTGACGGCGAAGGGAGACAGCGCTGACAAAGTGATGGGTCTCGATGCCGGGGCCGATGACTACCTGGTTAAACCCTGCACCCTGGACGAGCTGTCGGCCCGCATTCGCGCCTTGCTGCGCCGTCCCACGGCGATCGCCAATCCGCTGCTGCAGTGGGGCGATCTCTGCCTCAACCCCGGCACCTGTGAGGTCAGCTACCGGGGGCAGCCGCTGGCCCTGTCGCCCAAGGAATACAGTCTGCTGGAGCTGTTTCTGCGGCATCCCCAGCAGGTGTTTAGCAGCAGCGTTATTCTCGAACACCTGTGGAGCTTTTCGGAGATCCCGGGGGAAGAAACGGTCAGAACCCACATCAAGCGGCTGCGGCGCAAACTAAAGGCGGTGGGGGCCGAGCAGGCGATCGACACAGTTTACGGCATGGGCTATCGCCTTCAGACGTTGCCAGATTCCCCGACCGCCCCTGACCCTGTACCCGTGGGAGACCAGGCTCGCCAGGCGGTTGTCTCCCTCTGGGAGACGCTGCGGGCTCCCATTCTCAAACGCCTGAGCAGTCTGGAGCAGGCGGTGGCGGCGCTGCAAACCGGCCCGCTAACTGACCCCCTCCGCCAAACCGCCGCGGTAGATGCTCACAAACTGTCCGGGTCCCTGGGCATGTTTGGGTTTGCTGAGGGCTCGCGCCTCAGCCAGGAGATAGAGCGCTGGCTGGCCACCCCCGAAGAGGATGAGGACGGTGACCAGCTGCGATCGCGGGTGGAGGCCCTGCGCCAGGAACTGGAGCGATCGCCCACCGCCCCGGTCACCCCTGTGTCCCAGCCGGTTGTCCTCCCTCTCACCCCACCCCCAGGGCCACGGCTGGGGGA from Leptolyngbya sp. KIOST-1 carries:
- a CDS encoding PAS domain S-box protein yields the protein MALALALTNGAWLIQSILRARRRSATSMPADPAVTERALQVSEARYRAIVEDQTELIFRSAVDTTLLFVNGAFCRYFGLDRDEILGQSYNPVIYEPDRAWVAQRLRLLGPDNPTVTVENRVVVRGEIRWTQWVSRLLLDKQGHWSEVQSVGRDITDLKRAEEALRQSEKRLLDAQRIARVGSWAFEIATQELSWSEALFHIFGLDPTQPPPTFSAYLRLIHPDDRRRLQRTAQRAISTGNACEIEHRIVQPGGAVRHVLGRAEVQRDERGRVVRLMGTALDITDRKRMEAALQESEARFHTLMANLPGMIYRYCPGNPETAGQFTYASAGAYDLLELTPAQVQADASALWRLIHPDDLVDLQASVGSAVEAGTDWHWEGRLTTPSGTLKWIQGHSRPQQTDSGTVWDGLLIDISDRKFAELTLRQSEARYLSILEDQTELITRFQPDGTLVFVNDAFCRYYDLPREQLLGQSYKPRIYPDDQPLIDRCLAALTPENPIGQVEHRVFAKGMVRWTQWTNQIIYNAQGEFVELQSVGRDIHDRKQAELALQQSERRYATLTNGSPVGIFRFNPAGECLYVNPRWCEMTGYRAAEGFGLGWMRTIHPDDRDRLWADWQAVLNQKASFRGEGRHLTRAGEVRWFDCQVVPELDEGGDLLGYIGTVSDITDRKRAELALQQSETRFQKLASASPAVIYTVVEGPRGVVHFDYLSPAAEQIHEIPLDTLLQQGHLVSDQIHPDDREPYAQTYQACRQAMVPFRFEWRIVTPSGQIKWLRASSGPEARADGTVAWHGIVLDISDRKQAEAQLQQVQAALLEAQRIAHISNWSFDLESQTISWSPELFRMFGLKPDQGEPSYGDYLTMVHPDDRVVLQQSIARAIEAGTPYTIDYRALLPDGSMRYHEGRGEVARNAEGKVTGLFGTALDITERKQIELALQASETRFRAIFEQAAVGINQADGSGRYVEVNQYFCDLLGYTKDELLGLNYADLSHPDELAEQQPLFRNLFHQDSAILELEKRYRHKHGEWIWTSVTLSVIRDADGQPIADLAIVIDIRDRKRAEQALVQANQRMEAILAAFPDLIFYITADGRVYDFQVRDNRDLYSAPETFLNQTIQSILPPDTGERLYQAVQKTLAERTLVAIEYGLPLPTGEAFFDARIMPLDETSVIAVVRNISDRKQAEFELQRLNEDLERRVERRTQQLSQSEERLRLALAASQQGLYDLNIQTGEAITSPEYALMLGYDPATFSETLQQWLERLHPDDQATVAATYGAYIAGDISEYQVEFRQRTRSGDWKWILSTGKIVAWDEAGQPLRMLGIHTDLTNLKQAETALHQLNAELEQRIEARTYDLQQAVEAADAANQAKSLFLANMSHELRTPLNVILGFTQLMRHNRDLDPEQQDYIRIIHRSGDHLLHLINDILDLSKIEANRISLEVDSIDLLELLEDLCSMFQERADEKALAFRLKLAPDLPQHILIDPSKLRQVLINLLSNAIKFTQSGEVILEATLVHQDLALEPTLAFAVQDTGMGIAPDEQASIFDAFTQAKAGRMSLEGTGLGLAISHKIVSLMGGHLTVCSRLGQGSRFQFAIPLRLAQVSDVLPSANSGVVIGLAPGQPTYRILVVDDQPDNRQLLVKLLSQIGLSVQAVGSGAEAIARWQRWQPHLIWMDMRMPGMDGYETTRRIRAAVAQQPDLGTAAPIILAFTAQAASDAQRRALEAGCDDFLSKPIQLDLVLTKMAQYLDLRYRYDVPPPVAAASPAASLNSQTLQVMPPDWIAELHRAAIYCDSTDVARLIEQIPADFSPLIDGLNRLLHDYRFEVIMDLTQPQTSPD
- a CDS encoding response regulator, translating into MRILLVDDDELLAQTLADFLISQHYAVDWVTDGEMGWDYAQAATYDLIVLDVNLPQVDGVRLCQQLRQSQYGGPILLLTAKGDSADKVMGLDAGADDYLVKPCTLDELSARIRALLRRPTAIANPLLQWGDLCLNPGTCEVSYRGQPLALSPKEYSLLELFLRHPQQVFSSSVILEHLWSFSEIPGEETVRTHIKRLRRKLKAVGAEQAIDTVYGMGYRLQTLPDSPTAPDPVPVGDQARQAVVSLWETLRAPILKRLSSLEQAVAALQTGPLTDPLRQTAAVDAHKLSGSLGMFGFAEGSRLSQEIERWLATPEEDEDGDQLRSRVEALRQELERSPTAPVTPVSQPVVLPLTPPPGPRLGEPQPPSGPSKVLVLDDDDTILATVQQLLAHWGIQTVILNDPLQLWPTLASELPDLLILDVDMPHLNGIEVCQLLRDDDTWNGLPILFLTAHRHPEVILQLYSAGADDYVGKPFTEPELVTRIFNRIERNRLLQAWRKPSQPLSSGLDGGGEY